The following proteins are co-located in the Chitinispirillum alkaliphilum genome:
- a CDS encoding L-aspartate oxidase, with protein sequence MNEKSCDFLVIGSGIAGLCYAIHASAYGSVVMITKKHDTESNTNYAQGGIACVLSSQDSFQRHIEDTEVAGCGLCDHESVRILVEEGPVRIKELLQWGVDFSKTDHNDNPYDLHLGKEGGHSANRIVHSKDLTGRELENALLKTVRSLDNVSLYENHMAIELITDHHLHSKLVSRECYGAYVLSCVDKSIFKIRSKITCLATGGAGQVYQHTTNPAIATGDGVAMAYRAGARISNMEFIQFHPTTLYHKDANSFLISEALRGYGATLRNGSGEEFMNKYHKSGVLAPRDVVARAIDNEMKISAEPCVYLDVTHKPASQTRDHFPNIYNTCLRFGIDITKDLIPVVPAAHYICGGIMVDYQGNSDIANLYACGETACTGVHGANRLASNSLLEAIVFSYRAALDAAVKIGKIKSPQADEIPDWDESGTHDNEEWILLSHNMHEIQSVMWDYVGIVRSNLRLHRALRRIDLLEKEIETFYKKTRITPQLLELRNIVTISRLIITSALRRKESRGLHYTTDHPKQDDRYWKKNTVVVKKATFTAKKISM encoded by the coding sequence ATGAATGAGAAAAGCTGCGACTTCCTGGTGATCGGAAGCGGTATAGCTGGCCTTTGTTATGCGATACACGCATCGGCATACGGTTCAGTAGTTATGATTACCAAAAAACATGACACTGAATCAAATACCAACTATGCCCAGGGCGGAATTGCATGCGTATTGAGCAGTCAGGACAGCTTTCAGAGACATATTGAAGACACTGAAGTTGCAGGCTGCGGGCTTTGCGATCACGAATCAGTAAGGATACTTGTAGAGGAAGGCCCGGTTCGCATTAAGGAGCTTCTGCAGTGGGGAGTCGATTTTTCCAAAACAGACCATAACGACAACCCCTATGACCTCCATTTAGGCAAAGAGGGCGGACATTCCGCCAACAGAATAGTGCACTCCAAAGATCTCACAGGCCGGGAGCTGGAGAATGCACTGCTCAAAACCGTTCGCAGCCTTGACAATGTTTCACTTTATGAAAACCACATGGCCATAGAGCTGATAACCGATCATCACCTCCACAGCAAACTGGTTTCACGTGAATGTTACGGTGCCTATGTTCTCAGCTGTGTTGACAAGTCAATATTCAAGATAAGGTCAAAAATAACATGTCTGGCAACCGGAGGCGCCGGACAGGTTTATCAGCACACAACAAATCCAGCCATAGCAACAGGAGACGGAGTGGCAATGGCATACAGAGCCGGCGCAAGAATTTCAAACATGGAATTCATCCAGTTCCACCCTACCACCCTGTACCATAAAGACGCGAACTCATTTCTTATAAGTGAAGCTTTGAGAGGTTATGGCGCCACATTGCGTAACGGCTCCGGTGAAGAATTTATGAATAAGTATCACAAGTCAGGAGTGCTGGCACCAAGGGATGTGGTAGCCAGGGCTATAGACAATGAGATGAAAATCTCAGCAGAGCCATGTGTATACCTCGATGTAACGCATAAACCGGCCTCTCAGACCCGTGATCATTTTCCAAATATTTATAACACCTGCCTGCGCTTTGGAATCGATATCACCAAAGATCTCATCCCTGTTGTCCCCGCAGCCCATTATATTTGCGGAGGGATAATGGTTGACTACCAGGGAAACAGCGACATTGCCAACCTTTATGCCTGCGGAGAGACCGCCTGTACCGGTGTACACGGTGCAAACAGGCTGGCCTCAAACTCTCTTCTGGAGGCGATAGTGTTCTCCTACAGGGCAGCCCTGGATGCCGCTGTCAAGATAGGAAAGATCAAATCACCCCAAGCGGATGAAATTCCGGATTGGGATGAAAGCGGTACACATGATAACGAAGAGTGGATACTTCTTTCCCACAACATGCACGAGATTCAATCTGTCATGTGGGATTATGTAGGAATAGTGCGTTCAAACCTCCGTCTCCACAGAGCTTTGCGAAGAATAGATCTTCTGGAAAAAGAGATCGAAACCTTTTACAAGAAAACAAGAATCACCCCACAGCTCCTTGAGCTGAGAAACATCGTTACCATTTCAAGACTTATAATAACTTCCGCCCTGAGAAGGAAAGAGAGCAGGGGGCTTCACTACACAACCGATCACCCGAAGCAGGATGACCGGTACTGGAAAAAAAATACTGTAGTTGTCAAAAAGGCGACTTTCACTGCCAAAAAAATAAGTATGTGA
- a CDS encoding Nucleoside 5-triphosphatase RdgB (dHAPTP, dITP, XTP-specific), which translates to MVEIIVASANDGKVREFREMFSSLPVRLSSLRDRWQPVPEIEETGSTFYENAKIKADWVFENSSGIWALADDSGLVVDALDGAPGVYSARFAGENASSDDNNRKLLSLLSDIPGEQRKARFVCTLVLKTAPDRYISSEGTCEGEITFQKSGTAGFGYDPIFQPQGMQVTFAEIDSEKKNQISHRGKALNSLVRELHGFFGSGS; encoded by the coding sequence ATGGTTGAGATTATTGTAGCGTCTGCAAATGATGGAAAAGTAAGAGAGTTCCGCGAAATGTTTTCTTCTCTTCCGGTGCGATTATCTTCGTTGCGGGATCGATGGCAGCCTGTCCCCGAAATAGAGGAGACAGGCTCAACCTTCTACGAGAATGCCAAAATCAAAGCAGACTGGGTATTTGAAAACAGTTCGGGAATATGGGCTCTTGCAGATGATTCGGGTCTGGTCGTGGATGCCCTTGACGGGGCACCCGGTGTTTACAGTGCCAGATTTGCCGGTGAAAATGCCAGCAGTGATGATAACAACAGAAAACTGCTCAGTTTACTTTCGGATATCCCCGGAGAGCAGAGAAAAGCCAGGTTTGTGTGCACTTTAGTTTTAAAAACAGCACCCGACAGGTATATTTCTTCTGAGGGAACCTGTGAGGGAGAGATTACTTTTCAAAAAAGCGGCACTGCAGGGTTTGGGTATGATCCGATATTTCAGCCCCAGGGGATGCAAGTCACCTTTGCAGAGATCGATTCGGAAAAGAAAAACCAAATTAGTCACAGAGGAAAAGCTTTAAATAGTCTGGTCAGGGAATTACATGGATTTTTCGGTTCAGGGAGTTAA
- a CDS encoding Carboxyl-terminal protease, translating to MEKKISESGNMFGKAPFFGIVIMMVVITGLLMDSSRADGDNFYADIIRLDNVTTKIHQNYVEELSSKELIDNAIKGMMNSLDPYTSYFEARDYEELRIHTEGKFGGLGIQISIRDDVLTVMTPISGTPASRAGVQSGDQIIKIDGESTRGISIEDAVNKLRGAPGSPVSILIRRKGAAKDIEYSITREIINIKSVPFYGVLDDSLGYIQLSNFSQEAASEVERAIRVLLDEGIKGLVFDLRNNPGGLLPQAIEVADKFLPQKSLVVSTRGRVRSQNNDFYGHGPSVLPEDFPLAVMVDYSSASASEIVAGAIQDWDRGIIVGDTTFGKGSVQSVLPLDKAHHLKLTTALYYTPSGRGINRSDMRRNDTASGENRDESEDESENSDTKEYNTKNGRVVFGGGGIIPDIVVERDIPKMPVRALFGKDAFFQFVNTKYPLLQERNQRVGPDFVVTDEIMEAFYGYLDSIDFTYNSIAQLQFEEFKKKSGLIPDTTIDSTRAKLLEFPQWSEAELEVIKAATAQMDSVLAQDSRRAVENNELEIRRHLRDAFLAREFGQDHELVFRIRLKEDEQLKKAMEIISDADTYNNLLNP from the coding sequence ATGGAAAAGAAAATCAGCGAATCGGGTAATATGTTCGGAAAGGCTCCCTTTTTCGGAATCGTAATAATGATGGTGGTTATAACCGGTCTGTTGATGGATTCCAGCAGAGCAGACGGTGATAATTTCTACGCCGATATTATTAGACTGGACAATGTTACCACCAAAATCCATCAAAATTACGTTGAAGAACTCTCTTCAAAGGAGCTGATTGACAATGCCATTAAGGGCATGATGAACTCCCTTGACCCCTACACATCTTACTTCGAAGCCAGAGATTACGAAGAGTTGCGAATCCACACAGAGGGAAAATTTGGCGGGCTTGGTATACAGATTTCCATAAGAGACGATGTGCTGACCGTTATGACTCCGATAAGCGGAACACCCGCTTCCAGAGCAGGGGTACAGTCAGGGGATCAGATAATAAAAATCGATGGGGAATCAACACGGGGTATCTCTATTGAGGATGCTGTTAACAAGCTGCGCGGTGCTCCCGGCTCTCCGGTAAGTATTCTTATAAGAAGAAAAGGCGCTGCCAAAGATATTGAATACTCAATTACAAGAGAGATCATAAATATCAAATCTGTTCCTTTTTATGGCGTGCTTGATGACAGCCTGGGTTACATACAATTATCAAACTTCAGTCAGGAAGCGGCTTCGGAGGTGGAGCGTGCAATCAGGGTGCTTCTTGATGAAGGGATAAAGGGACTGGTTTTTGATCTCAGAAACAATCCCGGAGGATTACTGCCCCAGGCGATCGAAGTTGCCGATAAGTTTCTGCCTCAGAAATCACTGGTAGTTTCAACCAGAGGACGGGTAAGATCACAGAATAACGATTTTTACGGACACGGGCCATCTGTTCTGCCAGAAGATTTTCCTTTGGCTGTGATGGTTGACTATTCTTCTGCAAGTGCATCGGAAATTGTCGCAGGGGCTATTCAGGATTGGGACAGAGGTATTATCGTTGGGGATACGACTTTTGGAAAAGGATCTGTTCAAAGTGTGTTGCCTCTGGATAAGGCACACCACCTGAAACTTACCACTGCCCTTTACTATACTCCTTCAGGCAGGGGCATAAACCGCTCCGATATGAGAAGAAATGACACTGCATCAGGTGAAAACAGGGATGAATCTGAGGATGAGTCCGAAAACAGCGATACCAAGGAGTACAATACCAAAAACGGAAGAGTGGTTTTTGGTGGCGGAGGGATTATTCCTGATATAGTAGTGGAAAGAGATATTCCTAAAATGCCGGTCAGAGCACTTTTCGGTAAAGATGCATTCTTCCAGTTCGTTAACACTAAATATCCTCTGTTACAGGAACGTAACCAGAGGGTAGGGCCCGATTTCGTGGTGACAGATGAAATCATGGAGGCATTTTACGGTTATCTGGATTCCATAGACTTTACCTATAACAGTATTGCACAGCTTCAGTTCGAGGAATTCAAGAAGAAAAGCGGACTTATTCCAGATACTACAATTGATTCTACGAGGGCTAAATTGCTTGAGTTCCCACAATGGAGTGAAGCAGAGCTTGAGGTAATTAAGGCCGCAACAGCCCAAATGGATTCTGTTCTGGCTCAAGACAGCAGGCGTGCAGTGGAAAATAACGAACTCGAAATCAGACGCCATCTCAGGGATGCATTTCTGGCACGTGAATTTGGTCAGGATCATGAGCTGGTATTCAGGATAAGGCTTAAAGAGGATGAGCAGCTAAAAAAGGCAATGGAAATTATTTCTGATGCCGATACGTATAACAATCTGTTAAATCCTTAG
- a CDS encoding Response regulator (Response regulator containing CheY-like receiver, AAA-type ATPase, and DNA-binding domains), producing the protein MSKGNILVVDDEASLRLLLQNELTRSGYSVETVSDGNSALDKIKDDFYHVILLDIIMPRIDGMEVLRTIKQENTASEIIILTGNATLETAIESMKLGAFEYIRKPYILKELIIQIERAMKHQRSLLDLEILRQELKKTGHSGNLLGTSAPMRGLKSMISKIAPTQSTVLVLGESGSGKEVVARAIHESSTRSDKPFIPVNCASLSGTLLESELFGYEKGAFTDAKTQKRGLAEISDGGTLFLDEIGEIPINFQAKLLRFLETGEIRRVGGTRDIALNVRIICATNQPLEKLVEEKKFRADLYYRLNVLSITVPPLKERVEDIPVLVESFISLQGIQKEFDKSAIDILKKYDWKGNVRELKNVVERTCILSRGRVISAQDLSFLDLSEKVVENKPSSPDIQNPEICTLKELERKHIVNVLKHVNGHKSRAAKILGICPKTLYLKMKSFNIVSVYE; encoded by the coding sequence ATGAGTAAAGGGAATATACTTGTTGTAGACGATGAGGCATCACTAAGGCTGCTTCTGCAAAATGAGCTGACACGTTCTGGCTATTCGGTAGAAACTGTCTCTGATGGTAATTCTGCACTTGATAAAATCAAGGACGATTTTTATCATGTTATTTTACTTGATATAATCATGCCACGGATTGACGGCATGGAAGTACTAAGGACTATCAAACAGGAAAACACAGCTTCTGAAATTATTATTCTCACCGGAAATGCAACCCTGGAAACAGCTATTGAAAGTATGAAACTTGGGGCTTTTGAGTACATAAGGAAACCTTATATCCTCAAAGAACTAATTATTCAGATTGAGAGAGCAATGAAGCATCAGCGCTCTTTGCTTGATCTGGAGATATTGCGTCAGGAGCTCAAAAAAACCGGACACAGCGGAAACCTCTTGGGAACAAGTGCCCCGATGCGCGGACTTAAATCTATGATTTCAAAAATTGCCCCAACTCAATCGACTGTTCTTGTGCTTGGTGAGAGCGGCTCCGGAAAAGAGGTCGTGGCCAGGGCAATTCATGAAAGCAGCACCCGAAGTGACAAGCCTTTCATACCGGTGAACTGTGCATCTCTGTCAGGAACTCTTCTGGAAAGTGAATTGTTCGGGTATGAAAAGGGTGCTTTTACTGATGCAAAAACTCAGAAAAGAGGACTGGCAGAAATCTCTGATGGCGGTACACTGTTTTTGGATGAGATAGGGGAGATACCTATCAATTTCCAGGCAAAATTGCTGCGTTTTCTTGAAACCGGGGAGATCCGTCGTGTAGGTGGAACCAGGGATATCGCTCTTAATGTCAGAATTATATGTGCAACCAACCAGCCTCTCGAAAAACTGGTTGAGGAAAAAAAGTTCAGAGCAGATCTTTATTACAGGTTAAATGTACTCTCCATTACGGTTCCTCCTCTTAAGGAAAGAGTTGAGGATATTCCTGTACTTGTTGAAAGCTTCATATCTCTTCAGGGAATTCAAAAAGAGTTTGACAAAAGTGCCATTGATATCCTGAAAAAATATGACTGGAAGGGAAATGTCAGGGAATTGAAAAATGTAGTTGAGAGAACCTGCATCCTATCCAGAGGCAGAGTGATTTCTGCTCAGGATCTCTCCTTTCTTGATCTGTCAGAAAAAGTTGTTGAAAACAAACCTTCATCGCCTGACATACAGAATCCTGAAATCTGTACACTAAAAGAGCTGGAGAGAAAGCATATTGTCAATGTTTTAAAGCACGTAAACGGACACAAAAGCAGGGCTGCAAAGATTCTTGGAATCTGTCCTAAAACTCTTTATCTGAAAATGAAATCCTTCAATATAGTTTCAGTATACGAATAA
- a CDS encoding preprotein translocase subunit SecA, with protein sequence MDLLSVLGKVFGSKQEKDMKKIRPVLELVNSYRETMQALSDEQLKEKTAEFKGRIAGGETLDDILPEAFAVAREATHRVLGERKMVFDHYQQKEIPFMAHFDVQVMGAIALHQGKISEMKTGEGKTQVAAMAAYLNALSGKGVHVITVNDYLARRDSEWMGKIFNFLNLTVGCLDLTDPHSPERKNVYASDIVFGTNNEFGFDYLRDNMATSPEHCVLRELNFAIVDEVDNILIDEARTPLIISGPVTKTNKEYDELKPRVVKLVSAQNQLVQRIIAEAEDLLKNGGKEYEVGYKLLVAKRGAPKNKRYLKIIKEPNVAKYMKAVETEYLREKKLNEIDEELFFTIDESGHSAELTEKGRNLISGSNSDFFVVPDLSVMLGEIDNNDSIDYTEKSRAREEAHRLYAEHSERIHSISQLLRAYALFERDVNYVVQDGQILIVDEFTGRILHGRRYSEGLHQALEAKEGVKVAGENQTLATITFQNFFKMYNKLAGMTGTAVTEAGEFHEIYNLDVVTIPTNRPLQRVDHNDEIYKTHREKYNAIVKDIENMTSQGRPCLVGTTSIEKSELLSKLLTRAGIKHEVLNAKYHAKEASIVAQAGRLGAVTIATNMAGRGTDIVLGGNFEHLANTELLKEGVELEELSLEEKRRKYSKLLESIKNEQKKVLELGGLHIIGTERHESRRIDNQLRGRAGRQGDPGSSKFFLSLDDDLMRIFGSERIATIMDKMGSDDGEAISHPLVSKAIGKAQERVEGRNFEIRKHLKEYDDVMNLQRSEIYGLRQRILRGENLKDDILDQIAAHLEEIIYKHTATGKHPEEWELSGLYADIQTAFGLVYTIPEDQLATLTQDDLFDKVWEKAKERYEEKEQRFGGPLMRQFERSVFLMVIDSLWKDHLYEMDHLKGGVQFRAFGQKNPLYEYQREGLKMFEELRGTIASEVSSYIFRLERAEPQKNSSPLNNSKTIHGGFDLFSSSAQGQAASTPRPQPRPRQTVTNRGSANGAAVPVRAAVQVGRNEPCPCGSGKKYKKCCGNV encoded by the coding sequence ATGGATTTACTGAGCGTACTCGGTAAAGTGTTTGGATCAAAACAGGAAAAGGATATGAAAAAGATCCGTCCTGTTCTGGAGCTGGTAAACAGTTACAGAGAGACCATGCAGGCTCTCAGTGACGAGCAGCTCAAGGAGAAAACCGCAGAGTTTAAAGGGCGTATTGCCGGGGGTGAGACTCTTGATGACATTCTGCCTGAGGCTTTCGCGGTGGCAAGGGAAGCTACTCATCGTGTGCTGGGTGAACGTAAAATGGTCTTCGACCACTATCAGCAAAAAGAGATCCCTTTTATGGCTCACTTTGATGTACAGGTTATGGGTGCGATTGCTCTTCACCAGGGGAAGATCTCAGAGATGAAAACCGGGGAGGGTAAAACACAGGTTGCCGCAATGGCTGCTTATCTCAATGCTCTGAGCGGAAAAGGGGTTCATGTCATTACTGTTAATGATTATCTTGCCCGGCGTGACAGTGAGTGGATGGGGAAAATATTTAATTTCCTCAACCTGACTGTGGGTTGTCTTGACCTCACAGATCCGCATAGTCCCGAGAGAAAAAACGTCTACGCCAGTGATATCGTATTTGGTACAAACAATGAGTTTGGATTTGATTATCTTCGTGACAACATGGCCACCTCTCCGGAGCATTGTGTGCTTCGTGAGTTGAATTTTGCCATCGTGGACGAGGTTGATAACATCCTCATTGATGAAGCCCGAACTCCTCTTATCATTTCCGGTCCGGTTACCAAAACCAATAAAGAGTACGACGAGCTCAAGCCCAGAGTGGTAAAGCTGGTGAGTGCACAGAATCAGTTGGTGCAGCGTATTATTGCCGAGGCTGAGGATTTGCTTAAAAACGGGGGTAAGGAGTATGAGGTAGGGTATAAGCTGCTTGTTGCAAAAAGGGGCGCACCCAAAAACAAGCGGTATCTCAAAATCATAAAAGAGCCAAACGTGGCCAAATATATGAAGGCGGTTGAGACCGAGTATCTCAGGGAAAAGAAACTTAACGAAATTGATGAAGAACTGTTCTTTACCATAGATGAATCGGGGCACAGTGCTGAGTTGACAGAAAAAGGCAGAAATCTTATCAGCGGTTCGAACAGTGACTTTTTTGTCGTTCCCGATCTTTCCGTTATGCTTGGGGAAATCGACAACAATGATTCTATTGATTATACAGAGAAATCCAGGGCGCGTGAAGAGGCCCATCGTCTCTATGCTGAGCACTCAGAGCGCATTCACAGTATTAGTCAGCTCTTAAGGGCATACGCTCTTTTTGAACGGGATGTCAACTACGTGGTTCAGGATGGACAGATACTGATTGTTGACGAATTTACCGGGCGTATTCTTCACGGGCGACGTTATAGTGAGGGACTTCATCAGGCCCTCGAAGCTAAGGAAGGGGTAAAGGTCGCAGGGGAAAACCAGACTCTGGCAACTATCACTTTCCAGAATTTCTTCAAGATGTACAATAAGCTTGCGGGTATGACTGGTACAGCAGTCACCGAAGCAGGTGAATTTCATGAGATCTACAATCTCGATGTGGTGACTATCCCTACAAACAGACCCTTACAGCGGGTTGACCATAATGATGAGATCTATAAAACGCATCGAGAAAAATATAATGCAATAGTCAAAGATATCGAGAACATGACCTCCCAGGGCAGACCCTGTCTTGTAGGAACCACATCTATCGAGAAATCAGAGCTTTTAAGTAAGCTTCTGACCCGGGCAGGGATCAAGCATGAGGTGCTTAACGCCAAATATCACGCCAAAGAGGCTTCTATTGTGGCTCAGGCGGGAAGGCTGGGGGCGGTGACAATCGCTACCAACATGGCCGGACGTGGTACAGACATTGTGCTCGGTGGTAATTTTGAACATCTCGCAAATACAGAACTGCTTAAAGAAGGTGTAGAGCTCGAAGAGCTTTCCCTGGAGGAGAAACGCCGCAAATACAGCAAACTTCTGGAATCAATAAAAAATGAGCAGAAAAAAGTTCTCGAACTGGGCGGGCTGCACATTATAGGCACAGAGCGTCACGAAAGCAGACGAATCGATAACCAGCTTCGGGGTCGTGCCGGTCGTCAGGGTGATCCGGGATCTTCAAAGTTTTTCCTCTCTCTTGATGATGATCTCATGAGGATTTTCGGATCTGAGCGAATTGCAACTATAATGGATAAAATGGGCTCAGATGACGGTGAGGCCATATCTCACCCGCTTGTATCCAAGGCAATTGGTAAGGCGCAGGAGAGAGTTGAGGGGAGGAATTTTGAAATCAGAAAGCATCTTAAGGAATATGATGATGTGATGAATCTCCAGCGCAGTGAAATCTATGGTTTGCGTCAGAGAATTCTGAGGGGTGAAAATTTAAAGGACGATATACTTGATCAGATTGCCGCACATCTTGAAGAGATAATTTACAAGCATACTGCGACTGGAAAACATCCTGAAGAGTGGGAACTCTCGGGTCTCTATGCCGATATCCAGACCGCATTCGGCTTGGTTTACACCATACCCGAAGATCAGCTTGCGACTCTCACTCAGGATGATCTCTTCGACAAGGTCTGGGAAAAGGCCAAGGAAAGGTATGAGGAGAAGGAGCAGCGTTTTGGTGGTCCGCTGATGCGTCAGTTTGAACGCAGTGTATTTCTGATGGTTATTGACTCCCTCTGGAAAGATCATCTCTACGAGATGGATCATCTTAAGGGCGGAGTTCAGTTCCGGGCCTTTGGTCAGAAAAATCCTCTCTATGAGTATCAGAGAGAAGGGTTGAAGATGTTTGAGGAGTTGAGAGGAACTATTGCCAGTGAGGTATCCAGTTATATTTTCAGACTGGAGAGGGCTGAACCTCAAAAAAACAGTTCTCCATTGAATAACTCAAAAACCATTCACGGAGGTTTTGATCTCTTTTCGTCATCTGCTCAGGGGCAGGCTGCTTCAACACCCCGGCCACAGCCCAGACCACGACAGACGGTAACAAATCGCGGTTCTGCAAATGGAGCTGCAGTGCCGGTGCGGGCCGCTGTGCAGGTTGGGAGAAATGAACCTTGTCCTTGTGGCAGTGGTAAAAAGTACAAAAAATGTTGTGGTAATGTATGA
- a CDS encoding Sensor histidine kinase AtoS: MDFSVQGVNTPQSGTPGRILVIDSSTQMRSKVKKILHEAGYQTLEAQSGSEALKLIGEVALDAVILDVVMPDINGIEVARKIKAITKDCEFLPVLLLSGLVDESHKLSGLKYADDYVAKPCSCAELIARVESLLRIRFLQRDLLRSRENYRSLYEHFPHLILTLDTQLNIVDCNQIFCSSLEITKEQVIGKPIVGFIDIRDHSRLLHYLSLVKHHQTPVKNQMFEMSASGGDKLYVDVKGTVIATEESAQMILLTMVNITEKIRFEEEKKIARKQLYRSAKLAAIGTLASGVAHEVNNPLTAIMGFSSSILDRIQQNETLDPKELQHYLQIIIGETMRCRDIIDNLSRFARRDECTIKEFSLHECIDNALKLIHSRAVKKGISFEVKVAQVVRVKADPNKLEQVFFNVFTNCLDFAISESVVKISLSGGSGNPDMVKLKISDQGPGIEAEVLSSVFDPFFTTKDSGPVAGMGLAVCYRMMEDFGGKIEIYNDLEAGGTTVSLEIPKA, from the coding sequence ATGGATTTTTCGGTTCAGGGAGTTAATACACCACAATCAGGAACACCGGGACGAATTCTGGTAATAGATTCTTCTACGCAGATGCGCTCTAAGGTAAAAAAGATTCTCCACGAAGCTGGGTATCAGACCCTTGAGGCTCAAAGCGGAAGTGAAGCATTGAAATTAATCGGAGAAGTGGCGTTAGATGCGGTTATACTTGATGTGGTGATGCCTGATATAAACGGTATAGAAGTAGCAAGGAAAATTAAGGCGATAACAAAGGATTGTGAATTTCTACCCGTTTTATTACTCTCCGGTTTAGTGGATGAAAGTCATAAACTCTCCGGTCTGAAATATGCCGATGATTATGTGGCAAAACCTTGTTCATGCGCAGAGCTGATTGCCCGGGTGGAATCGCTTCTGCGTATTCGGTTTCTCCAAAGAGACCTTCTCCGTTCACGCGAAAACTACAGATCCCTGTATGAACACTTTCCCCATTTGATTTTGACACTTGATACACAGCTTAATATCGTCGATTGCAATCAGATCTTCTGCTCCTCTCTGGAAATAACAAAAGAACAGGTCATTGGTAAGCCGATAGTGGGGTTTATCGATATTAGGGATCACTCCCGGCTGCTCCATTATCTCTCTCTGGTCAAACATCATCAGACTCCGGTTAAAAACCAGATGTTTGAAATGTCTGCCTCCGGCGGGGATAAATTGTATGTTGATGTCAAGGGTACTGTGATTGCGACAGAAGAATCTGCTCAAATGATTCTTCTGACAATGGTAAACATTACAGAAAAAATCCGTTTTGAAGAAGAGAAAAAGATTGCAAGAAAACAGCTGTACAGGTCAGCAAAACTTGCCGCTATCGGAACTCTGGCTTCCGGAGTTGCCCATGAAGTGAATAATCCGCTTACTGCCATAATGGGGTTCTCAAGCTCTATACTAGATCGCATACAACAAAACGAGACTCTTGACCCTAAAGAACTCCAGCATTATCTTCAGATTATTATAGGGGAGACAATGCGTTGCCGTGATATTATTGACAACCTCTCACGTTTTGCAAGAAGAGATGAATGTACTATAAAGGAGTTCTCTTTGCATGAGTGCATCGATAATGCACTGAAACTTATCCATTCGAGAGCTGTAAAGAAGGGCATCTCATTTGAGGTCAAAGTCGCTCAGGTGGTTAGGGTTAAAGCGGATCCAAATAAACTTGAGCAGGTGTTCTTTAATGTGTTCACTAATTGTTTGGATTTTGCAATCAGTGAATCCGTTGTGAAAATTTCCCTCTCAGGTGGTTCGGGAAATCCGGATATGGTTAAACTAAAAATTTCTGATCAGGGTCCGGGTATAGAGGCTGAGGTGTTATCCTCTGTATTTGATCCTTTTTTCACTACCAAAGACTCCGGCCCGGTTGCAGGAATGGGGCTGGCTGTTTGTTACAGGATGATGGAGGATTTTGGAGGGAAAATCGAGATTTACAATGATCTCGAGGCTGGTGGAACTACTGTATCTTTGGAAATCCCTAAAGCGTAA
- a CDS encoding Thymidylate kinase codes for MSRGKFIAFEGIDGCGKSTQISRVAKLLLDSGVKPVLTREPGGTQIGEAIRSLLIDPRYEEMSDTAELLLYLASRAQHVKEKIAPALGEGRVVLCDRFQAATFSYQGYGRGISLDLLDQLNRFSTGGVKPDLTFVLDISVECSMHRLAAMNKSKDRLESSSVQFFQKIRQGYKAQAQADPGIVLLDGERDIDELTELIYSRISQELMQSCH; via the coding sequence ATGAGCAGAGGGAAATTTATTGCATTTGAAGGGATAGATGGGTGCGGGAAGAGCACCCAGATCTCACGTGTGGCAAAGCTTTTGCTGGATTCTGGCGTAAAACCTGTTCTCACCAGAGAACCCGGCGGCACCCAAATCGGGGAAGCAATTCGTTCCCTGCTGATAGATCCCCGCTACGAAGAGATGAGTGACACTGCAGAGCTTCTTTTGTATCTTGCTTCAAGGGCTCAGCATGTCAAAGAGAAGATCGCACCGGCTCTGGGGGAGGGACGGGTAGTGCTCTGTGATCGTTTTCAGGCGGCCACATTCTCTTATCAGGGATACGGCAGAGGGATTTCTCTTGATCTGCTTGATCAGTTAAACCGGTTTTCTACGGGGGGGGTTAAGCCGGACCTTACATTTGTTTTGGATATTTCTGTAGAATGTTCAATGCACAGACTTGCTGCAATGAATAAGAGCAAAGATCGCCTTGAAAGTAGCTCAGTGCAGTTTTTTCAGAAAATAAGACAGGGGTATAAGGCTCAGGCTCAGGCCGATCCCGGTATCGTTTTGCTTGACGGGGAGAGGGATATCGATGAGCTTACGGAGCTGATATACTCTCGGATCAGTCAAGAGTTGATGCAATCCTGCCATTAA